GAGATATGCAGGGCCAGCGTATCCACCCTCGATGGAATTGATGGCGCAGTAGTTCGGCACCGGGCTGGTGCGCGGGTTCTTGGAGCGGAGGTAATTCGCCACGCACATCCAGTCGGGATACTTGGGCACGGTCTTGTCGCGCTCATCGGGGTCGCCGGTGAGCATGCGCAGGTGGCCGGCAGGATGGCCGGCGGAGCGGTGCGTGAAGGAGCGGACGAGCGAAAACTTGTCGGCAATCTTCGCGTGGAGCGGGAGCAGCTCCGTGATGTCCATGCCGGGGACGTTCGTGGGAATGACCTTGAACGGGCCGCGATACTCCGCACCGCTGTCGGGCTTGGGGTCGTAGGTGTCAATGTGCGAGAGCCCGCCGATGAGCCAGACCATAATGACGGCGGTGCGTTCCTTCGGCGGCTTGGCGGCGTTCTCCGCGCGCAGCCGCAGCAGGCCGGGCAGGCTGAGCGTCGCGAAGCCCGTGAGGCCGACGCTCATGAAGCCGCGGCGGTTAAGCGGGCCCGCGCAGCGCAGCGAGGAAGTTTGGCGAGGAGAATTCATGGGGTGGAAGATGACGCGCTAGGTAGAGAGACGGCTGGCTAGCCGTTTAATTCGCTGATGAGGGCACCGCCGCTGACAATGTGCGTGGGCCGCCCGCTGAAGTCCTTGATGGTCGCACGCTCCCAATCGAGGCCGAGATGATGGTAAA
The Verrucomicrobiota bacterium genome window above contains:
- a CDS encoding DUF1501 domain-containing protein; protein product: MSVGLTGFATLSLPGLLRLRAENAAKPPKERTAVIMVWLIGGLSHIDTYDPKPDSGAEYRGPFKVIPTNVPGMDITELLPLHAKIADKFSLVRSFTHRSAGHPAGHLRMLTGDPDERDKTVPKYPDWMCVANYLRSKNPRTSPVPNYCAINSIEGGYAGPAYL